GCGGCCATCAGCTGGGCGCGTTGGAGCGTCCTGGCCTCGGTGCTCAGCTCAGGCTCGGGCAGGGCGCCGAGGGCGTCCGCCATGCTCAGCAGCTCCGCCATCGCGGTGGAGCCGCCGGGCTGACCGCTGTCGGGTCTCCGGTCCCCCTGGTGGGGCTCTGTGCGGTGGGCCTCCAGCGCCTCGGCGAAGGCCCTCGCCCGCCGGTGTTCCAGCATGTTTGCCGTCACGGGCCACACCTCCCTTCGTCGTTGTCGACTCCCCGGCCTACCGGACGGTTGCCTCGGTGGGCCAAAACCACTCCATCGGGTGAGCGTGGCCGATCCTGCTTGACCGACGGCCCGGTGGGGGCTTGCAGGTTGGCCAACGAGCAGGGCGGGGCGTCGGTTACGCACGGCCCCTCTTCCGCATTAAGCAGAGCATGTGACCGCTCGTTCACCCGGCCGGGTAAGCCAGGCAGTTGATATGACGCACGGTCAGCTATTGCGCTCACCGGGCGTCGGGCGGCAGCAGCCGGGCCAGGGTGCGCACCGCGCGGTACTGGAGGGTCTTGATCGCGCCCTCGTTCTTGCCCATGATCCGGGCCGTCTCGGCCACCGAGAGCCCCTGCAGGAACCGGAGCGTGACGCACTCCTGCTGCTGCGGATTGAGCCGTCGCACCGCGTCGAGCAGGGCGGCGTTGGAGAGTGACTCCAGCACCGAGTCCTCGGGGCTGCGCTCGCACTCGTTGGAGTCGAGCATCTCGCCGGTGGTGACCTCGAGGCGGAACCGGCTGGACTTGAAGTGGTCCGCCACCAGGTTGCGCGCGATGGTCACCAGCCAGGCGCCGAAGTCCCGGCCCTGCCAGGTGAAGGTGCCGATCCGGCGCAGCGCGCGCAGGAAGGTCTCGCTGGTCAGGTCCTCGGCGGTGGCCCGCCCGCCGACCCGGTAGTAGATGTACCGGTAGACGGTGTCCGAGTAGTGGTCGTAGAGCCGGCCGAACGCCTCGCTCTCGCCG
This genomic interval from Kitasatospora gansuensis contains the following:
- a CDS encoding ECF subfamily RNA polymerase sigma factor, BldN family — translated: MYPPVRNDAPASSRPSPTNLRRGTHLDRLRSAIREFELYVPQPALAGVPLGAGVALRSSTTTSGTGAGAGTRGRVGAGTGPGSRSRARTTPTPGLESEHNPIMELVERAQAGESEAFGRLYDHYSDTVYRYIYYRVGGRATAEDLTSETFLRALRRIGTFTWQGRDFGAWLVTIARNLVADHFKSSRFRLEVTTGEMLDSNECERSPEDSVLESLSNAALLDAVRRLNPQQQECVTLRFLQGLSVAETARIMGKNEGAIKTLQYRAVRTLARLLPPDAR